From one Rosa rugosa chromosome 4, drRosRugo1.1, whole genome shotgun sequence genomic stretch:
- the LOC133745793 gene encoding pentatricopeptide repeat-containing protein At1g06710, mitochondrial-like produces the protein MEDSTSSPNSSSDDLKKHVMKVFKDSTQDCEDIFLKKQFEMLGDYDSLNNYAILVFDSMANSGMPDEAKELFKPRSELAVLPDVAVFTIVIRSYAYAGKTKAALKVYHHMLASGVAPASVTYSILITALAKDSPSDVTFVGYAKKYFLEMLDKGMKPHSASYTTVFDAIACRESVEKAREFLEQIQAKGFVPESKIFLFEETHLAEAMKGMKMYDDLVNNTTDKNVQKVFRTWRTKPGCLYKKSLKMYKALIEDGSADQAMELYKRVVEMGIQPMVVVHTSVIEAYLKFGKTKGALGAYWDMLAAGVAPNSYTYTVLIKGLTADPNFSGDAKKCLLEMMDKGMRPNAATYTAVIESFAKQEDEASEKECKELVEVMMGKGFVPNAKAMMEVLKGRPTPVIRRVMNIVLSKLKG, from the coding sequence atggaGGACAGTACTAGTTCCCCCAATTCTTCCTCCGATGACCTCAAGAAACATGTTATGAAGGTTTTCAAGGACTCTACCCAGGACTGTGAGGACATTTTCTTGAAAAAACAATTTGAGATGCTTGGTGACTATGACTCCCTTAACAATTATGCGATTTTGGTGTTTGATTCTATGGCGAATTCCGGCATGCCTGACGAAGCCAAAGAGCTCTTTAAGCCTCGCTCTGAGTTGGCCGTACTGCCTGATGTGGCCGTCTTCACCATTGTCATTCGGTCCTATGCCTATGCCGGAAAGACCAAGGCTGCTCTCAAGGTGTACCACCACATGTTAGCCAGTGGTGTCGCCCCCGCCTCGGTTACTTACTCTATACTCATCACGGCACTTGCAAAAGACTCACCTTCTGATGTCACTTTCGTTGGGTATGCCAAGAAGTACTTTTTGGAAATGTTGGATAAGGGGATGAAGCCCCATTCTGCCTCCTACACGACTGTGTTCGACGCCATTGCCTGCCGGGAGTCAGTGGAGAAGGCCAGGGAGTTCCTTGAGCAGATACAAGCAAAGGGGTTTGTCCCTGAGTCCAAAATTTTTCTGTTTGAAGAAACCCACCTTGCAGAAGCAATGAAGGGAATGAAGATGTATGATGATCTTGTCAACAATACCACCGACAAGAATGTGCAAAAAGTATTCCGCACGTGGCGCACCAAGCCGGGTTGCCTCTACAAAAAGTCGTTGAAGATGTACAAGGCTTTGATTGAGGATGGCAGTGCAGACCAGGCCATGGAGCTTTATAAGCGCGTTGTTGAAATGGGTATACAGCCCATGGTTGTAGTCCACACCTCCGTTATTGAAGCCTATCTCAAGTTTGGCAAGACCAAGGGTGCTCTGGGGGCGTACTGGGACATGTTAGCTGCTGGGGTTGCCCCAAACTCCTACACTTACACTGTTTTAATCAAGGGACTCACTGCTGACCCCAACTTCTCTGGAGATGCCAAGAAGTGCTTGCTTGAGATGATGGACAAGGGGATGAGGCCTAATGCTGCTACCTACACTGCTGTGATAGAGAGCTTTGCAAAGCAAGAGGACGAGGCATCTGAGAAGGAGTGCAAAGAGTTGGTGGAGGTGATGATGGGTAAGGGGTTTGTGCCAAACGCAAAGGCTATGATGGAGGTTCTAAAGGGAAGGCCAACACCAGTAATAAGAAGGGTCATGAACATTGTTCTTTCCAAGTTGAAGGGCTGA